One stretch of Streptomyces sp. NBC_00443 DNA includes these proteins:
- a CDS encoding SDR family oxidoreductase, with translation MSRVSLEGQVAVVTGAARGVGELLARKLSARGAKVALVGLEADALKQVSARLHSDSDHWYADVTDHEAMARVAREVKERFGKVDIVVANAGVASGGPFVDSDPEAWRRVIEVNLIGSAVTARAFLPVLMESRGYLLQIASLAAITPAPMMTAYCASKSGVEAYAHSLRAEVGYKGVRVGVGYLSWTDTDMVRGADQDDVMRELRKRLPWPSNKTYPLGPAVDRIVAGIERRSSHVYGQWWLRGMQGIRGYLPGIIGTVGQREMRRFGDRLVGVRTGLVGAGGAADEQERITRRN, from the coding sequence ATGAGCAGGGTGAGCCTCGAAGGGCAGGTCGCCGTCGTCACGGGGGCGGCACGGGGCGTCGGGGAGCTGCTCGCCCGCAAGCTCTCGGCGCGCGGCGCGAAAGTGGCGCTCGTCGGGCTGGAGGCGGACGCCCTCAAGCAGGTCTCCGCACGGCTGCACAGCGACAGCGACCACTGGTACGCGGACGTGACGGACCACGAGGCGATGGCGCGGGTGGCGCGGGAGGTGAAGGAACGGTTCGGGAAGGTCGACATCGTCGTCGCCAACGCGGGTGTCGCCAGCGGGGGACCCTTCGTGGACTCCGACCCGGAGGCGTGGCGGCGGGTCATCGAGGTCAACCTCATCGGGTCGGCGGTGACGGCTCGCGCGTTCCTGCCGGTGCTGATGGAGAGCCGGGGCTATCTGCTGCAGATCGCCTCGCTCGCGGCCATCACTCCGGCGCCGATGATGACCGCCTACTGCGCGTCCAAGTCGGGTGTGGAGGCGTACGCGCACAGTCTGCGGGCCGAAGTCGGTTACAAGGGCGTGCGGGTGGGGGTCGGGTATCTGTCCTGGACCGACACCGACATGGTGCGCGGCGCTGATCAGGACGACGTCATGCGGGAGTTGAGGAAGCGGCTGCCGTGGCCCTCCAACAAGACCTATCCGCTGGGACCGGCGGTCGACCGGATCGTGGCGGGTATCGAGCGGCGCTCCAGCCATGTCTACGGGCAGTGGTGGCTGCGGGGGATGCAGGGGATCCGCGGCTATCTGCCGGGGATCATCGGGACCGTGGGGCAACGGGAGATGCGGCGCTTCGGGGACCGGCTGGTGGGAGTGCGCACGGGGCTGGTCGGAGCGGGCGGCGCCGCCGATGAGCAGGAGCGTATTACTCGGCGTAACTGA
- a CDS encoding alpha/beta fold hydrolase, whose protein sequence is MSRLMHVATGPYAPPAPARELTAISADGARLHVEVHGPVDDTSAPAVVLAHGWTCSTAFWAAQIRELAVDHRVIAYDQRGHGRSPASPACSSDALADDLEAVLEATLAPGEKAVIVGHSMGGMTVMAAATRPGFRAHAAAVLLCSTGASRLVAESTVVPMRPGRLRTWLTKHILGSRAPLGPVTPIARSILKYATMGPGSASHMVEACARIVHACPRKVRYAWSNVLDLLDLDHGVRELTVPTAVVVGTADRLTPPVHARSLAAALPHCLGVTELPGLGHMTPVEAPELVTGKIRELAMTYPQAKTYTQVKEGA, encoded by the coding sequence GTGAGCCGGCTGATGCACGTCGCCACCGGGCCGTACGCCCCGCCCGCCCCCGCCCGTGAGCTGACGGCGATATCCGCCGACGGCGCGCGCCTGCACGTGGAGGTGCACGGTCCCGTCGACGACACGTCCGCGCCCGCCGTCGTGCTCGCACACGGCTGGACCTGTTCGACCGCCTTCTGGGCGGCCCAGATCCGGGAGCTGGCCGTCGACCACCGGGTCATCGCCTACGACCAGCGCGGCCACGGACGCAGCCCGGCGAGCCCGGCGTGCAGCAGCGACGCCCTCGCCGACGACCTCGAAGCCGTACTGGAGGCGACGCTCGCACCCGGCGAGAAAGCCGTGATCGTCGGGCACTCCATGGGCGGCATGACGGTGATGGCCGCCGCCACCCGCCCGGGGTTCCGTGCGCACGCCGCCGCGGTCCTGCTGTGCAGCACGGGCGCCTCGCGGCTGGTCGCCGAGTCCACGGTCGTGCCGATGCGGCCGGGGCGGCTGCGGACCTGGCTGACGAAGCACATCCTCGGCTCGCGCGCGCCGCTCGGGCCGGTCACGCCCATCGCCAGGTCGATCCTCAAGTACGCGACGATGGGCCCCGGTTCGGCCTCGCACATGGTCGAGGCGTGCGCGCGGATCGTGCACGCGTGTCCGCGCAAGGTGCGATACGCCTGGTCGAACGTGCTGGATCTGCTCGATCTCGACCATGGCGTGCGGGAGTTGACGGTGCCGACCGCGGTGGTCGTCGGCACGGCCGACCGCCTGACTCCGCCGGTGCACGCCCGCTCGCTGGCCGCCGCGCTGCCGCACTGCCTCGGCGTCACCGAACTGCCCGGCCTCGGGCACATGACACCGGTCGAGGCGCCCGAGCTGGTGACCGGGAAGATACGCGAATTGGCAATGACGTACCCGCAGGCCAAGACGTACACGCAGGTCAAGGAGGGCGCATGA
- a CDS encoding flavin-containing monooxygenase: MAEREHVRVAVVGSGFGGLGAAVRLRREGVTDFVVLERADSVGGTWRDNSYPGCACDVPSHLYSFSFAPNPDWPRTFSGQQHIRAYLEHVTDVFRLRPHIRFNSEVQRMTWNAERLCWDIETSGGKLSADLVVSATGPLSDPKMPDIPGLDSFPGKVFHSARWDHDFDLRGKRVAMVGTGASAIQIVPSIQPQVERLTLFQRTPPWVMPRVDRAISGVERSLHRALPLTAQLRRGLLWGIRELQVQAFTKRPNELGLIEQLAKRNMARSIKDPALRAKLTPDYRIGCKRILLSSEYYPALAQPNVDLVASGLSEVRGSTLVAADGSEAEVDAIVFGTGFHVTDMPIADRVVGAQGQTLAESWKGGMEALRGASAAGFPNWMTIIGPNTGLGNSSMILMIESQLNYMADFVKQLDVLGGRAALDARPSAVHAWNRRVQERMKRTVWNTGGCTSWYLDASGRNTTVWPGTTTEFRRATRRVDLAEYELLRAPAEMGDKAQDAESQDSKAKNGRSEDAKSKDANSKDATSGVTA, from the coding sequence ATGGCCGAACGCGAACATGTGCGGGTCGCGGTGGTCGGGTCCGGGTTCGGCGGGCTGGGGGCCGCTGTACGGCTGCGGCGCGAGGGCGTCACCGACTTCGTCGTCCTGGAGCGGGCCGACAGCGTAGGCGGCACCTGGCGGGACAACAGCTATCCGGGGTGCGCGTGTGACGTGCCGTCCCATCTGTACTCCTTCTCCTTCGCGCCCAACCCCGACTGGCCGCGCACCTTCTCCGGCCAGCAGCACATCCGCGCCTACCTGGAGCACGTCACCGACGTCTTCCGGCTGCGGCCGCACATCCGCTTCAACTCGGAGGTGCAGCGGATGACCTGGAACGCCGAGCGGCTGTGCTGGGACATCGAGACCAGCGGGGGCAAGCTGTCGGCCGACCTCGTCGTCTCCGCCACCGGGCCGCTGTCCGACCCGAAGATGCCGGACATCCCGGGGCTCGACTCCTTCCCGGGCAAGGTCTTCCACTCCGCCCGCTGGGACCACGACTTCGACCTGCGCGGCAAGCGCGTCGCGATGGTCGGCACCGGCGCCTCCGCCATCCAGATCGTGCCGTCCATCCAGCCGCAGGTCGAGCGGCTCACGCTCTTCCAGCGCACCCCGCCGTGGGTCATGCCCCGCGTCGACCGTGCCATCAGCGGCGTCGAGCGTTCCCTGCACCGGGCCCTGCCCCTCACCGCGCAACTGCGCCGCGGACTGCTGTGGGGAATCCGGGAGCTGCAGGTCCAGGCGTTCACCAAGCGCCCCAACGAGCTCGGTCTGATCGAGCAGTTGGCCAAGCGCAACATGGCCCGCTCCATCAAGGACCCGGCCCTGCGCGCCAAGCTGACCCCCGACTACCGCATCGGCTGCAAGCGGATCCTGCTGAGCAGTGAGTACTACCCGGCGCTCGCCCAGCCCAACGTGGACCTCGTCGCCAGTGGTCTGAGCGAGGTGCGCGGCTCGACCCTCGTCGCGGCCGACGGCAGCGAGGCCGAGGTCGACGCGATCGTCTTCGGTACGGGTTTCCACGTCACCGACATGCCGATCGCGGACCGGGTGGTGGGTGCGCAGGGGCAGACCCTCGCCGAGTCGTGGAAGGGCGGGATGGAGGCGCTGCGCGGCGCGTCCGCCGCCGGGTTCCCGAACTGGATGACGATCATCGGGCCCAACACGGGGCTCGGGAACTCGTCCATGATCCTCATGATCGAGTCCCAGCTGAACTACATGGCCGACTTCGTGAAGCAGCTGGACGTCCTCGGCGGACGCGCGGCTCTGGACGCCCGGCCCAGCGCCGTGCACGCCTGGAACCGGCGGGTTCAGGAGCGCATGAAGCGGACGGTGTGGAACACGGGCGGCTGCACCAGCTGGTACCTGGACGCCAGCGGCCGCAACACGACCGTCTGGCCCGGTACGACGACCGAGTTCCGCCGTGCCACGCGCCGGGTGGATCTGGCGGAGTACGAACTCCTGCGCGCGCCGGCCGAGATGGGCGACAAGGCGCAGGACGCAGAGTCACAGGACAGCAAGGCGAAGAACGGCAGGTCGGAGGACGCCAAGTCGAAGGACGCCAACTCCAAGGACGCCACGTCGGGGGTGACCGCGTGA
- a CDS encoding MerR family transcriptional regulator, whose amino-acid sequence MTEKREYRMEELARLAGITARTLRFYRERKLIPPPRREGRIAWYGDQHLARLRTISALLERGHTLNGIAELADALDHGRDVADLLGAAPTEEEPVRLTPEELAGRFEGQVTPENLAAALDLGYLGTDGGEIVHISRRLLDVSSALVREGIPLAEVLAAGKQVREHVDELAEMFAELVLRHAHEDDLQRLRPLARSVVEAELSLALDRRLRKQGEQD is encoded by the coding sequence GTGACCGAGAAGCGTGAATACCGCATGGAGGAACTGGCCCGCCTGGCCGGCATCACGGCGCGCACCCTGCGCTTCTACCGCGAACGCAAGCTGATCCCGCCACCCCGCCGCGAGGGCCGCATCGCCTGGTACGGCGACCAGCACCTGGCCCGCCTGCGCACGATCTCGGCACTGCTGGAACGCGGCCACACCCTGAACGGCATCGCGGAACTCGCCGACGCCCTCGACCACGGCCGCGACGTCGCCGACCTCCTCGGCGCCGCCCCCACGGAGGAGGAGCCGGTCCGCCTCACCCCCGAGGAACTCGCCGGCCGCTTCGAAGGCCAGGTCACCCCGGAGAACCTCGCCGCCGCCCTGGACCTCGGCTACCTCGGCACCGACGGCGGCGAGATCGTCCACATAAGCCGCCGGCTCCTCGACGTCTCCTCGGCCCTGGTCCGCGAAGGAATCCCCCTCGCAGAGGTCCTTGCGGCAGGCAAGCAGGTCCGCGAACACGTGGACGAACTCGCGGAGATGTTCGCCGAACTGGTCCTGCGCCACGCCCACGAGGACGACCTCCAGCGCCTGCGCCCGCTCGCGCGGAGCGTGGTGGAGGCGGAGCTGTCGTTGGCGCTGGACCGACGGCTGCGCAAGCAGGGCGAGCAGGACTGA
- a CDS encoding MFS transporter, giving the protein MQKATAELPAERVAPLRNARFRRFVTASLISATGSAMAPLALAYAVIGEGGGAGDLGVVLATNTVPTIVFLLVGGVLADRVSRSRLLFLGNLLAAAAQGALALALALGQATTTSIAVCGFVSGTALAFTVPATQGAVPQIVPAEQLQQANALLRLPSNAVKVLGPAIGGVVVAVSGPAWALAWDALTFAVAAVLLRGLRLDAPVTVTSALSDLREGWTGFWSRTWLWTYTIAGAVLVAAWLAGFQLLGPVVAAEQYAGARDWGLVAGAFSAGLLVGTVVCLRWRPYRLMVVAVVAGAPLAGPLLVMAWGLPLPWLLLAALLAGIALDVAIVAWTTAFQQHVPQSELGRMSAFNSVGERLAIPLGYLLTALAAGSWGNRTVLLACAGLVVAATVLNLCVRDLYRVNAARD; this is encoded by the coding sequence ATGCAGAAGGCCACCGCGGAATTACCGGCGGAGCGCGTGGCGCCGTTGCGGAACGCGCGCTTCCGGCGGTTCGTGACCGCCAGTCTCATCTCGGCCACCGGATCCGCGATGGCGCCGCTTGCGCTCGCCTACGCCGTGATCGGGGAGGGCGGCGGGGCCGGGGACCTCGGTGTGGTGCTCGCCACGAACACCGTGCCGACCATCGTCTTCCTCCTCGTGGGCGGAGTGCTCGCGGACCGGGTCTCCCGGAGCAGGCTGCTCTTCCTCGGCAATCTGCTGGCGGCCGCCGCGCAAGGGGCACTGGCCCTCGCCCTCGCCCTCGGGCAGGCGACGACCACCTCCATCGCGGTCTGCGGCTTTGTCTCGGGGACGGCCTTGGCCTTCACCGTGCCCGCCACCCAGGGGGCCGTGCCGCAGATCGTGCCGGCGGAGCAGTTGCAGCAGGCCAACGCCCTGCTCAGGCTGCCGAGCAACGCCGTCAAAGTGCTCGGGCCGGCCATCGGCGGAGTCGTCGTCGCGGTCAGCGGCCCGGCCTGGGCGCTGGCCTGGGACGCGCTCACCTTCGCCGTGGCCGCCGTCCTGCTGCGCGGGCTGCGCCTGGATGCGCCCGTCACCGTCACCAGTGCGCTGAGCGACCTGCGGGAGGGCTGGACCGGCTTCTGGTCGCGGACCTGGCTGTGGACCTACACGATCGCCGGGGCCGTCCTCGTCGCCGCCTGGCTGGCCGGCTTCCAGTTGCTGGGGCCGGTCGTCGCGGCGGAACAGTACGCGGGGGCGCGGGACTGGGGGCTCGTGGCGGGCGCGTTCTCCGCGGGGCTGCTGGTCGGGACCGTGGTGTGCCTGCGCTGGCGGCCGTACCGGCTGATGGTCGTGGCGGTCGTGGCAGGTGCGCCGCTCGCCGGGCCGTTGCTCGTCATGGCGTGGGGACTGCCGCTGCCCTGGCTGCTGTTGGCCGCCCTGCTCGCGGGGATCGCGCTGGACGTGGCGATCGTCGCGTGGACGACCGCCTTCCAGCAGCACGTTCCGCAGAGCGAGTTGGGGCGCATGAGCGCGTTCAACAGCGTCGGGGAGCGGCTGGCCATTCCGCTCGGCTACCTGCTCACCGCGCTCGCCGCCGGCAGCTGGGGCAACCGGACGGTGCTGCTGGCGTGCGCCGGGCTCGTGGTCGCCGCCACCGTCCTCAACCTCTGTGTGCGGGACCTCTACCGCGTCAACGCCGCACGGGACTGA
- a CDS encoding GNAT family N-acetyltransferase → MHIRPVPFDHPDAAKLNDQVQAEYGVRYGDDGDATPLDTADFRPPYGLYLIAYDALGTPVASGGWRSQDENGEGNEDGDAELKRMYVIEQMRGRGLARRVLAALEEDARAAGRTRMVLETGTKQPEAVALYTSSGYEPCRKFGYYRFHELSLCYAKAL, encoded by the coding sequence ATGCATATACGTCCTGTCCCGTTCGACCACCCCGACGCCGCCAAGCTCAACGACCAGGTGCAGGCCGAGTACGGCGTTCGCTACGGCGACGACGGCGACGCAACGCCCCTGGACACGGCGGACTTCAGACCGCCGTACGGCCTCTACCTGATCGCGTACGACGCGCTCGGCACCCCCGTCGCCTCCGGCGGCTGGCGGTCACAGGACGAGAACGGCGAGGGCAACGAGGACGGGGACGCCGAGCTCAAGCGGATGTACGTCATCGAGCAGATGCGCGGGCGGGGCCTGGCGAGACGCGTCCTGGCCGCGCTGGAGGAGGACGCGCGTGCGGCGGGCCGCACGCGCATGGTGCTGGAGACCGGGACGAAGCAGCCGGAGGCGGTGGCGCTGTACACGTCCAGCGGCTATGAACCGTGCCGGAAGTTCGGCTACTACCGCTTCCACGAGCTGAGCCTGTGTTACGCGAAGGCGCTGTGA
- the sepX gene encoding divisome protein SepX/GlpR yields MSSSGLIYAVIVGAWAAYLVPMWLRRQDELNEARPTERFSTAIRLLSGRAGMERRYAKDLRARSTEEGEPSADDPGDVTESVDVRAFAMPPTRPQAQAAVQEQAPGRPEPARESARESMREQGGKPAPEHGSRQAPERAGAPAAEAGSGPAAKARKRVPAARRAPSPSEEAAAARARRLKALARRRRTTVVLFLAFTLGAIVAAVGGLAFLWAPGVPAVMLSGYIAYLRSQERRRFAYQMDRRRAEVAAQRLREHARQSRRRGPADAGAGLDESDERPEPGTDPGLSALAADRRALVEQTDHAEWVDQQRERQRRPGHGDSWDPVPVPLPTYVTAPVAPRATSDVDLGAPDAWSSARSSPVGRDREAGAEAADGSARGAEPGDAGREDEKAEGGGRSDARRAASARRARERGRTPLFDQFEDGERPRAANE; encoded by the coding sequence GTGAGCAGCAGCGGCCTCATCTACGCAGTCATTGTCGGGGCCTGGGCCGCCTACTTGGTGCCGATGTGGCTCCGTAGGCAGGACGAGCTGAACGAGGCCCGTCCGACGGAACGCTTCAGCACAGCCATCCGGTTGCTGTCCGGACGGGCGGGGATGGAGCGCCGGTACGCCAAGGACCTGCGCGCGCGCTCCACCGAGGAGGGGGAGCCCAGCGCCGATGACCCGGGCGACGTCACCGAGTCGGTGGACGTCCGGGCCTTCGCCATGCCTCCGACCCGTCCGCAGGCCCAGGCTGCGGTACAGGAGCAGGCGCCGGGGCGCCCGGAGCCGGCACGGGAATCCGCGCGGGAATCCATGCGAGAACAGGGGGGCAAACCGGCACCCGAACACGGGTCCAGGCAGGCCCCCGAACGCGCGGGCGCGCCAGCGGCCGAAGCGGGCTCCGGCCCTGCAGCCAAGGCACGCAAGCGAGTGCCCGCCGCCCGGCGGGCGCCCTCGCCCTCGGAGGAGGCGGCAGCAGCGCGCGCCCGGCGCCTGAAGGCGCTCGCGCGCCGTCGGCGTACGACCGTCGTCCTCTTCCTCGCCTTCACCCTCGGCGCGATCGTCGCCGCGGTCGGCGGGCTCGCGTTCCTGTGGGCGCCCGGCGTTCCCGCCGTGATGCTCAGCGGGTACATCGCGTATCTGCGCTCCCAGGAGCGCCGCCGCTTCGCCTACCAGATGGACCGGCGCCGCGCCGAGGTCGCCGCGCAGCGGCTTCGCGAGCATGCGCGCCAGTCACGCCGGCGCGGCCCCGCCGACGCCGGTGCCGGTCTCGACGAGTCCGACGAGAGGCCCGAACCAGGTACCGACCCCGGGCTCTCCGCCCTCGCCGCGGACCGGCGCGCCCTCGTCGAGCAGACCGACCATGCCGAGTGGGTCGACCAGCAGCGCGAGCGGCAGCGCAGGCCCGGCCACGGCGACAGCTGGGACCCGGTGCCGGTGCCGCTGCCGACGTACGTGACCGCGCCGGTCGCGCCTCGGGCCACATCCGATGTGGACCTCGGCGCGCCGGACGCCTGGAGCTCGGCACGGTCGAGCCCCGTCGGCCGGGACCGGGAGGCGGGCGCCGAGGCCGCGGACGGGTCCGCGCGGGGTGCCGAGCCGGGCGACGCGGGTCGCGAGGACGAGAAGGCCGAGGGGGGCGGTCGCAGCGACGCGCGCCGGGCCGCCTCCGCTCGCCGGGCGCGTGAGCGGGGCCGTACGCCGCTGTTCGACCAGTTCGAGGACGGCGAGCGGCCGCGAGCCGCGAACGAGTAG
- a CDS encoding exodeoxyribonuclease III, with translation MLTVTSVNVNGLRAAAKKGFVEWLAGTEADVLCLQEVRAEPQQLPESVRTPDGWHVVHAPAAAKGRAGVSLYTRREPDRIQVGFGSSEFDDSGRYVEADLPGVTVASLYLPSGEVGTERQDEKVRFMGEFLAYLKALRERAAADGREVLVCGDWNIAHQQADLKNWRGNTKNSGFLPEEREWLTEVFDGGAGGYVDVVRELHPDVEGPYSWWSYRGRAFDNDAGWRIDYQVATPGLAAMALKGYVERAATHAERWSDHAPVTVVYGR, from the coding sequence GTGCTCACTGTGACCTCTGTGAATGTGAACGGGCTGCGGGCCGCCGCGAAGAAGGGCTTCGTGGAGTGGCTCGCCGGCACCGAGGCCGATGTGCTGTGCCTTCAGGAGGTGCGCGCGGAGCCGCAGCAGCTGCCCGAGTCCGTCCGCACGCCCGACGGCTGGCACGTCGTGCACGCGCCCGCCGCGGCCAAGGGCCGCGCCGGCGTCTCCCTCTACACCCGCCGCGAGCCCGACCGGATCCAGGTCGGCTTCGGGTCGAGTGAGTTCGACGACAGCGGGCGCTACGTCGAGGCCGACCTCCCGGGTGTGACGGTCGCCTCGCTCTACCTCCCCTCCGGCGAGGTGGGCACGGAGCGGCAGGACGAGAAGGTCCGCTTCATGGGCGAGTTCCTCGCCTACCTGAAGGCCCTGCGCGAGCGCGCCGCCGCCGACGGCCGCGAGGTCCTGGTCTGCGGTGACTGGAACATCGCCCACCAGCAGGCCGACCTGAAGAACTGGCGCGGCAACACCAAGAACTCGGGCTTCCTGCCGGAAGAGCGGGAGTGGCTGACCGAGGTGTTCGACGGCGGTGCCGGGGGCTATGTCGACGTCGTACGGGAGCTGCATCCGGATGTGGAGGGGCCGTACTCGTGGTGGTCGTACCGCGGGCGCGCCTTCGACAACGACGCGGGATGGCGCATCGACTACCAGGTGGCGACGCCCGGGCTCGCCGCCATGGCGCTCAAGGGATACGTCGAGCGCGCGGCGACGCATGCCGAGCGGTGGTCGGACCACGCGCCGGTGACGGTGGTCTACGGCCGCTAG